In the genome of Candidatus Reidiella endopervernicosa, one region contains:
- a CDS encoding DUF3592 domain-containing protein, with protein MIPIPPSTHSQQGRSIIGFLFGLIFAAAGFGFITFLALPDLTDWQQMKSWQPAKMVVTSTRLESHSGDSTTYEAHATYRYHFNNQLFHGQRVGISTEADNIGSWQQQTYKRLRDAEQRGYTVNGWVNPAQPNESVIDREIRWGLMALKGILGGIFALVGSVVAIASLSRTKTKTTQSSTTPWIGNPKWQSNPIRSSAVSQLKGIWLFTILWNAISMPAPFLAFDEFMAGDYAVAFVLLFPIVGAGFLYFAIKKSLEWHRFGPTPLTLSPMPGSLGGKVAGHIDINLPYSESRGIEITLKCIHTYTSGSGKNRTTHNDTLWESTQSATIAPGMNGTRLQFNFITPDNLPESSNKTSGNRHRWELSAKGEMRGPDLDRSFDIPVYDTGEASSDKVRTADQAALHIDDESAAVELDSDKVVITPQADGTNLFYPVMRDLGFAIGMMIFGTLFAAPVLLINHFTGGDVPITFLIIFVFIGGLLLLSGLYMVTNSLEVHAGRTAITTTRRILGFPLRTTIATEEIVDFEQKVAMSSSSGSKRKIRIKIEAITRDGKKQTLGDTLPNAKTAKHLIEIIEHATHFKGGDLPASDSFKHRKQQISESSKRKFRYAANIIAFIIFVFIMWDFFGDIIPPLLSR; from the coding sequence TTGATACCGATCCCACCATCGACACACTCACAACAGGGACGCTCTATCATCGGCTTTCTCTTTGGTCTTATATTCGCGGCTGCTGGCTTTGGTTTCATCACTTTCCTCGCTCTGCCCGATCTCACCGACTGGCAGCAGATGAAGTCGTGGCAGCCGGCCAAGATGGTCGTCACCTCAACCCGACTCGAGTCTCACAGTGGTGACAGCACCACCTACGAGGCACACGCCACCTATCGTTATCACTTTAACAATCAGCTCTTTCACGGCCAACGTGTCGGCATCAGCACAGAGGCGGACAACATCGGTAGTTGGCAGCAGCAGACCTATAAACGTCTTCGCGATGCTGAACAACGTGGCTATACCGTTAACGGCTGGGTGAATCCAGCTCAACCCAACGAATCGGTCATCGATCGTGAGATACGCTGGGGGTTGATGGCACTGAAGGGAATACTCGGTGGCATCTTCGCCCTGGTCGGTAGTGTTGTGGCCATCGCTTCACTCAGTCGCACAAAAACAAAAACCACACAGAGTTCAACTACACCTTGGATCGGCAACCCAAAGTGGCAGAGCAATCCCATTCGTTCCAGCGCCGTTTCTCAACTCAAGGGGATCTGGCTCTTCACCATTCTCTGGAACGCGATCTCGATGCCCGCCCCCTTTCTCGCCTTCGATGAGTTCATGGCGGGTGACTATGCTGTCGCCTTTGTTCTGCTCTTCCCTATTGTTGGCGCTGGTTTTCTCTACTTTGCGATCAAGAAATCACTGGAGTGGCATCGCTTCGGCCCTACCCCACTGACTCTGTCGCCAATGCCCGGGTCGTTAGGTGGCAAGGTGGCGGGGCATATTGATATAAATCTCCCCTACAGCGAATCGCGTGGCATTGAGATCACCCTCAAATGCATCCATACCTATACCAGTGGCAGCGGTAAAAACCGTACCACTCACAACGACACCCTCTGGGAATCAACACAGTCGGCCACCATCGCGCCCGGTATGAATGGCACTCGTCTGCAGTTCAACTTCATCACACCCGACAACCTTCCCGAATCGAGCAACAAAACATCGGGCAACCGCCACCGTTGGGAGCTGAGCGCCAAGGGCGAGATGCGTGGTCCTGATCTTGATCGAAGCTTCGATATCCCGGTTTACGACACCGGTGAGGCGAGTAGCGACAAGGTCAGAACCGCCGATCAGGCTGCTTTGCACATTGATGATGAATCGGCAGCAGTAGAGCTCGACAGCGACAAAGTGGTCATCACCCCGCAAGCCGACGGGACCAACCTCTTCTACCCGGTAATGCGTGATCTCGGCTTTGCCATTGGCATGATGATATTCGGTACTCTATTCGCTGCCCCCGTGTTATTGATCAACCACTTCACTGGTGGTGACGTGCCAATCACCTTTCTCATCATCTTTGTCTTCATCGGCGGCCTACTACTTCTCTCTGGTCTCTATATGGTAACCAACAGCCTTGAGGTACATGCAGGACGCACAGCCATCACCACCACTCGTCGCATACTCGGCTTTCCACTGCGCACGACTATAGCCACTGAAGAGATCGTTGATTTTGAGCAGAAGGTGGCGATGAGCAGCAGTAGCGGCAGTAAACGAAAGATCAGAATTAAGATTGAGGCGATCACCCGAGACGGAAAAAAACAGACCCTCGGCGACACCTTGCCCAATGCCAAAACGGCCAAACACCTGATTGAGATAATCGAACATGCAACGCACTTCAAAGGTGGAGATCTGCCAGCCAGTGACAGCTTCAAACATCGAAAACAACAGATCAGCGAGAGCAGTAAACGAAAATTCCGTTACGCAGCAAACATCATCGCTTTTATTATCTTTGTTTTTATCATGTGGGACTTCTTTGGCGACATTATTCCACCACTGCTTTCTCGCTAG
- a CDS encoding thioredoxin family protein translates to MQKLFVVLFLVMSAPLFAADEQLGEGMVNPGYVDRPAWFKQSFLDIREDVAEASSESKRVMLYFYQDGCPYCERLVRVNFAQHEIVEKTRSGFEAIAINLWGDREVTGLKGEVTTEKQFAKSLRVQFTPTLLFLDEQGKVALRVNGFYPPHKMLAALDYVAGKEESVGSFRDYYARLAPQPASGKLHLEPGYLQPTLDLQRKAGDKPLLVFLSRSSVRPVMSCMEIRSNASRCSRRWPISMWRWSISGRTIR, encoded by the coding sequence ATGCAAAAACTGTTCGTCGTTCTATTTCTGGTCATGTCAGCACCGCTCTTTGCCGCAGATGAGCAGCTCGGTGAGGGGATGGTCAATCCCGGCTATGTCGATAGGCCGGCCTGGTTCAAGCAGTCGTTTCTCGATATTCGTGAAGACGTGGCAGAGGCGAGCAGTGAGAGCAAGCGGGTGATGCTCTACTTCTATCAGGATGGCTGCCCCTACTGTGAGCGGCTGGTGCGGGTTAACTTTGCCCAGCATGAGATCGTCGAGAAGACACGTAGCGGCTTTGAGGCGATTGCGATTAACCTCTGGGGTGACCGGGAGGTGACCGGCCTCAAGGGAGAGGTCACCACCGAGAAGCAGTTTGCAAAATCGCTGCGGGTGCAGTTCACCCCGACCCTGCTGTTCCTCGACGAGCAGGGTAAGGTGGCGCTGCGGGTCAACGGCTTCTACCCGCCGCACAAGATGCTTGCTGCACTCGATTATGTGGCCGGTAAAGAGGAGTCGGTCGGCAGCTTCCGCGACTACTACGCCAGACTTGCGCCACAACCGGCCAGCGGTAAGTTGCATCTCGAACCGGGATATCTGCAGCCGACGCTTGATCTGCAGCGCAAGGCGGGTGACAAACCACTGCTGGTCTTTTTGAGCAGAAGCAGTGTGCGACCTGTGATGAGCTGCATGGAGATACGCTCAAACGCAAGCCGTTGCAGCAGGCGATGGCCTATTTCGATGTGGCGCTGGTCGATATCTGGTCGAACGATCCGCTGA
- a CDS encoding ATP-grasp fold amidoligase family protein → MSRFRKSLLKRCCLDQYIRERFFRAHGYPLNLDNPRTFTEKLHWVKANCDLASLADFVDKYTVREFVAERVGEEVLVPLLGLYSHFEEIDYGGLPSRFMLKATHGCGWNVRVEDKRLLDWHETGNKVRGWLRSSYYSRISGEANYRNITGRIIIEKYLRDPSGNLLDFRFYCFDGKPVAIHVSIDRPGGDLFRVFNTEWKEFKKHDSHADRVTQRIDRPDNLNEMLAISEKLSAGFPFVRVDLYNVAGKIYFSELTFTPNNGLSMADPKELDRYYGDAFNIEPYRSDPYCQVEWSPTNLMEKE, encoded by the coding sequence TTGTCCAGATTCAGGAAGAGCCTGCTCAAGCGTTGCTGTCTGGATCAATACATACGGGAGCGCTTCTTTCGGGCCCACGGCTATCCGCTCAATCTCGATAATCCCCGAACATTCACTGAAAAACTTCATTGGGTGAAGGCCAACTGTGATCTGGCCTCGCTGGCAGACTTCGTTGATAAATACACCGTACGTGAATTTGTCGCTGAAAGGGTTGGAGAGGAGGTGCTCGTACCGCTACTTGGCCTCTACAGTCATTTTGAAGAGATCGATTATGGTGGGCTTCCAAGCCGTTTTATGTTGAAGGCGACGCACGGCTGCGGCTGGAATGTTCGCGTGGAAGACAAACGGTTGCTCGATTGGCATGAAACGGGGAACAAGGTGCGTGGCTGGTTGAGGAGTAGTTATTACTCGCGCATAAGTGGTGAGGCAAATTACAGGAATATTACGGGTCGGATAATTATCGAGAAATATCTGCGTGATCCGAGCGGTAATCTACTTGATTTCAGATTTTACTGCTTCGACGGTAAGCCGGTGGCGATCCATGTGAGTATCGATCGACCTGGCGGCGATCTCTTCAGGGTGTTCAATACTGAATGGAAGGAGTTTAAAAAGCATGACAGCCACGCTGATCGTGTAACACAAAGAATAGATCGGCCCGATAACCTGAATGAGATGTTGGCGATTAGTGAGAAACTTTCAGCTGGCTTTCCTTTTGTGCGTGTCGATCTCTATAACGTGGCCGGAAAGATCTACTTTAGTGAATTAACCTTTACGCCGAATAACGGACTTTCAATGGCTGATCCAAAGGAGCTCGATCGTTACTATGGCGACGCCTTCAATATTGAACCCTATAGGAGCGATCCCTATTGTCAGGTCGAGTGGTCGCCTACCAATCTGATGGAGAAGGAATAG
- a CDS encoding NAD-dependent succinate-semialdehyde dehydrogenase: protein MPFKSINPADDATLTVIQAFDADQLEAALAETAAVTLVWSATPIQERCRLMHAAATVLRSRSEELATLISQEMGKLIGEARAEVEKCALVCEYYEEFGPGFLRDESIDSDATNSFVAYQPIGTVLAVMPWNFPFWQVFRFAAPALIAGNTGLLKHASNVPQCALAIESVFHDAGFPAGVFRSLMIPASEVEGVIRDPRVAAVTLTGSEPAGRKVAAVAGEELKKSVLELGGSDAFVVLEDADLDLAVAGAVASRFLNAGQSCIAAKRFIVVDVVADQFVTQFKEAVEALEAGDPLDEKTTLGPMARADLRSELHKQVSDSLASGAEAITGCRPLVRPGSFYAASILDRVEPGMRAYSEEFFGPVAIVIRARDEADAMRIANDSRFGLGGSIWTEDSERGEALARQVESGCTFVNGMVKSDPRLPFGGIKASGYGRELSHHGIREFVSAKTVWIR, encoded by the coding sequence ATGCCCTTTAAATCGATCAATCCTGCAGACGATGCCACGCTGACGGTTATTCAGGCGTTTGATGCGGATCAATTGGAGGCGGCACTGGCCGAGACGGCGGCTGTAACGCTCGTCTGGTCGGCAACTCCAATACAGGAGCGTTGCCGGTTGATGCATGCTGCGGCCACGGTACTGCGTTCACGCAGTGAAGAGCTGGCGACCCTGATCAGTCAGGAGATGGGCAAGCTGATCGGTGAGGCGCGGGCTGAGGTTGAGAAGTGTGCGCTGGTGTGTGAGTACTACGAGGAGTTCGGTCCCGGATTTCTTCGTGATGAGAGCATCGACTCCGATGCGACTAATAGCTTTGTCGCCTACCAACCGATCGGCACGGTGCTGGCGGTGATGCCGTGGAACTTCCCCTTCTGGCAGGTGTTCCGTTTTGCCGCACCGGCACTGATTGCCGGTAACACCGGATTGCTGAAACACGCCTCCAACGTGCCGCAGTGTGCGTTGGCGATTGAGTCGGTCTTTCACGATGCCGGTTTCCCGGCCGGTGTCTTTCGTAGCCTGATGATCCCCGCTTCCGAGGTGGAGGGTGTGATTCGTGATCCGCGCGTGGCGGCTGTGACGCTGACCGGTTCCGAACCTGCCGGTCGTAAGGTGGCCGCCGTGGCCGGCGAGGAGTTGAAGAAGTCGGTGCTGGAACTGGGTGGTTCCGATGCCTTTGTGGTGCTCGAAGATGCCGATCTCGATCTGGCCGTGGCCGGTGCGGTCGCGTCACGTTTTCTCAACGCGGGGCAGAGTTGCATCGCAGCCAAGCGCTTTATCGTGGTTGATGTCGTTGCCGATCAGTTTGTTACCCAGTTTAAAGAGGCGGTCGAGGCGCTTGAGGCGGGAGACCCGCTGGATGAGAAGACCACGCTGGGGCCGATGGCACGAGCTGATCTACGTAGCGAGCTGCATAAGCAGGTGAGCGATTCGCTCGCCAGTGGTGCAGAGGCCATAACCGGCTGTCGGCCGCTGGTACGTCCCGGTTCCTTCTATGCCGCCTCGATACTCGACCGTGTTGAACCCGGTATGCGTGCATACAGTGAAGAGTTTTTTGGTCCGGTAGCGATTGTGATTCGTGCCAGAGATGAGGCGGATGCAATGCGTATCGCCAACGACTCACGCTTTGGTCTTGGCGGTAGCATCTGGACCGAGGATAGTGAACGGGGTGAGGCGTTGGCGCGACAGGTTGAGAGTGGTTGTACCTTCGTTAATGGAATGGTGAAGAGCGATCCACGCCTCCCCTTTGGCGGTATCAAGGCATCGGGTTATGGTCGTGAGCTGTCGCACCATGGCATTCGTGAATTTGTGAGCGCCAAGACGGTCTGGATTCGCTGA
- a CDS encoding complex I NDUFA9 subunit family protein: MKPSTICIVGGTGFVGSHLAARLAASGYQLRLLTRHPQRHRDLSLLPGVSLHQADVFDDAALAEHFEGCDAVISLVGILNEKGRDGSGFRRAHVELPRKIVEVCRKVGIKRLIHMSALNAATISPSFYLRTKGEGEKVIIAAGRNGMAVTRICPSVIFGPDDSFLNRFTALLRLSPIAFPLACAEARFAPVYVGDVVEAFAVCLDDPTTIGERYELCGPESYTLKELVEYAAESAGLKRLIIGLPDALSKLQASILEWLPGKPFSRDNYNSLQIDSICKQDGLAALGVSPTRLKSFRPGANYQKSDRARYDDHRRRAGRHTLSE, from the coding sequence ATGAAACCAAGCACTATTTGCATTGTTGGCGGAACAGGGTTTGTCGGCAGCCACCTGGCAGCACGACTAGCCGCAAGCGGCTATCAACTACGCCTGCTCACTCGCCATCCACAACGTCATCGTGATCTCTCACTACTACCCGGTGTTTCACTGCATCAGGCCGATGTGTTTGATGATGCCGCACTAGCAGAACACTTTGAAGGGTGTGACGCGGTGATTAGCCTGGTTGGGATTCTGAATGAGAAGGGACGCGATGGCAGCGGTTTCCGTCGCGCCCATGTTGAACTGCCACGCAAGATCGTCGAGGTCTGTCGCAAGGTAGGCATCAAGCGCCTGATCCATATGAGTGCGCTCAATGCCGCCACCATCTCACCCAGCTTCTATCTGCGCACCAAGGGTGAGGGCGAAAAGGTGATTATCGCCGCTGGACGTAATGGCATGGCGGTAACCCGCATCTGCCCCTCGGTGATCTTCGGTCCCGACGACTCCTTCCTCAACCGCTTTACTGCACTGCTTCGTCTCTCGCCCATCGCCTTTCCACTCGCCTGCGCCGAGGCACGCTTTGCGCCGGTCTATGTTGGCGATGTAGTCGAGGCCTTTGCCGTCTGCCTCGACGACCCGACTACCATCGGTGAGCGTTATGAACTCTGTGGACCCGAAAGCTACACCCTCAAGGAGCTGGTCGAGTATGCCGCCGAGAGCGCCGGGCTGAAGCGCCTCATCATCGGCCTGCCCGATGCACTCTCAAAGTTGCAGGCATCGATCCTTGAGTGGCTGCCAGGCAAACCCTTCTCACGTGATAACTACAACTCACTGCAGATCGACAGTATCTGCAAACAGGATGGGCTGGCTGCGCTCGGCGTTTCACCGACCCGCCTCAAGTCGTTCCGCCCCGGTGCCAACTATCAGAAGTCTGATCGCGCACGCTATGACGACCATCGCCGCCGCGCCGGTCGCCACACGCTCTCGGAGTAG
- a CDS encoding pyrimidine/purine nucleoside phosphorylase → MFKANEYFDGKVKSIAFETGDGPATVGVMAPGEYEFGTSQQEIMSVVSGGLDIKLPGSDSWQSFGPGTSFTVEANQSFGVKVAVESAYLCLYK, encoded by the coding sequence ATGTTCAAGGCCAATGAGTATTTTGATGGCAAGGTGAAGTCAATTGCCTTTGAGACCGGTGATGGTCCCGCCACCGTCGGCGTAATGGCGCCTGGAGAATATGAGTTTGGCACCTCGCAGCAGGAGATCATGAGCGTGGTTAGCGGTGGGCTCGATATCAAGCTACCTGGTAGCGATAGCTGGCAGAGCTTCGGTCCCGGCACAAGCTTTACCGTAGAGGCTAACCAGAGCTTCGGGGTGAAGGTCGCTGTTGAGAGCGCCTACCTCTGCCTCTATAAATAA
- a CDS encoding DUF2238 domain-containing protein produces MFSNTSLNSRQSLTWLTLFLSTLLWSAVEPLDYFIWGLEVAPALIALVLLAFTFKRFPLTPLSYWLILIHCIILMVGGHYTYAEVPLFDAIGELYDSGRNDYDKLGHFAQGFIPAIIAREILLRRSPLENGKWLFFIVVSICLAISAFYELIEWWVAAATGTAADAFLGTQGYVWDTQSDMAMALIGAIIANITLSKPHDRQLSRLERPLT; encoded by the coding sequence ATGTTCAGCAACACCTCACTCAATAGTCGGCAATCACTGACCTGGTTAACACTCTTCCTCTCCACACTGCTCTGGTCAGCCGTCGAACCACTCGATTATTTTATCTGGGGACTTGAGGTTGCACCTGCGCTGATCGCCCTGGTCCTGCTCGCATTCACGTTTAAACGTTTTCCACTGACCCCTCTCAGCTACTGGCTGATCCTCATTCACTGCATCATCCTGATGGTAGGGGGTCACTACACCTACGCAGAAGTACCGCTTTTCGATGCCATAGGAGAGCTCTACGACTCGGGACGAAACGACTACGACAAGCTTGGCCACTTCGCTCAGGGATTTATCCCCGCCATCATCGCCCGAGAGATTCTGCTGCGTCGATCACCACTCGAAAACGGCAAGTGGCTATTCTTTATTGTGGTTTCGATCTGCCTGGCGATCAGCGCTTTTTATGAACTGATCGAGTGGTGGGTGGCCGCTGCCACAGGCACTGCCGCTGATGCTTTTCTCGGCACTCAGGGTTATGTGTGGGATACACAGTCCGATATGGCAATGGCACTGATCGGCGCTATCATCGCAAACATAACTCTCAGCAAGCCACACGACCGGCAACTCTCCAGACTCGAGAGACCGCTAACGTAG
- a CDS encoding TrmH family RNA methyltransferase, with product MRRSDSKLRKEMRNQALRRYREQRDRNRLAEPGIHQMALVLDHLKPGFSVPKIFRSAEAFGAHEIHMIDIGPFDPAAGKGAFKKVPAKFHDSFDSCFENLHERGYQLFTLDLGEGCQPLGEVALPEKSAFIFGHEEMGISFDRSSYAGIECLTIPQVGETQSLNVSVAASIVMYEYCRQHGSKTAGNR from the coding sequence GTGAGAAGAAGTGACAGCAAGCTACGTAAAGAGATGCGCAATCAGGCGCTACGGCGCTATCGAGAACAGCGTGATCGCAACCGTCTGGCTGAACCGGGCATCCATCAGATGGCGCTGGTACTCGACCATCTCAAACCTGGATTCAGCGTACCGAAGATCTTTCGAAGCGCCGAGGCGTTTGGTGCCCATGAGATCCATATGATCGATATCGGTCCCTTCGACCCCGCTGCGGGCAAGGGGGCGTTTAAGAAGGTCCCGGCAAAATTTCACGATAGCTTTGATAGCTGCTTCGAGAATCTCCATGAACGTGGTTATCAGCTCTTTACCCTCGATCTGGGAGAGGGGTGTCAGCCACTGGGTGAGGTGGCATTGCCTGAGAAGAGCGCCTTCATCTTCGGTCATGAGGAGATGGGGATCAGCTTTGACCGTAGTAGCTACGCCGGGATTGAATGCCTCACCATCCCGCAGGTCGGTGAGACGCAGAGTCTTAACGTCAGTGTCGCTGCCTCGATAGTGATGTACGAGTACTGTCGGCAGCATGGCTCTAAGACAGCAGGTAATAGGTAA
- a CDS encoding HugZ family protein, with product MSRSETLTGLGRLIRSQRWAALATLQKDGTPLASMVAYAFDDNFSQLYLHLSQLAAHTGNLLERPTISLVISEPDDGRKDPQTLARLTLNGEVTAVKPDSQTYTLGKARYLGQLPESEQLFEFGDFALYAFQSVDVRYVGGFARAWSFNQSDLEQAAQLSKIK from the coding sequence GTGTCACGCAGTGAAACACTTACCGGTCTGGGCCGACTCATTCGCAGTCAGCGCTGGGCCGCACTCGCTACGCTGCAGAAAGATGGCACACCACTCGCCTCAATGGTCGCCTACGCCTTCGATGACAACTTCAGCCAACTCTATCTCCACCTGAGCCAACTCGCCGCTCACACCGGCAACCTGCTTGAACGCCCAACCATCTCACTCGTAATCAGCGAACCTGATGATGGGCGAAAGGATCCGCAAACGCTGGCACGCCTCACCCTCAATGGTGAAGTCACCGCCGTTAAACCCGACTCACAGACATACACTCTCGGCAAGGCTCGCTACCTTGGCCAGCTACCTGAGTCTGAACAGCTATTTGAGTTTGGTGATTTTGCGCTCTACGCCTTCCAATCTGTCGATGTGCGCTATGTCGGTGGGTTTGCGCGTGCCTGGAGTTTCAATCAGAGTGATCTAGAACAGGCCGCACAACTAAGCAAAATAAAGTAA
- a CDS encoding multifunctional CCA addition/repair protein translates to MQIYLVGGAVRDKILGLKPKERDWVVVGSTPDEMLEQGFKPVGKEFPVFLHPKTGEEYALARTERKTAPGYHGFAFHADPGVTLEEDLIRRDLTVNAIAMDDAGNIIDPYNGREDLDNGLLRHVSDAFAEDPVRILRAARFAARFAKFGFRVAHDTNALMRRMVENGEVDALVPERVWKELSRALAEERPQAFFKVLRGCGALARLFPEIDALYGVPQPEQHHGEIDTGIHVMMVLEQAAKLSPEPVVRFAALTHDLGKGTTPEAEWPKHIAHEQRSAKLVKELCERFRIPNEFRDLAVHVARYHTHCHKVRELKPSTLLKTLESLDALRRPERFEQFLLACEADSKGRKDMEQTPYPQADYFRSALAAANAIVAKSVIEDGFSGKEIGDELHRRRVTAVAGINTQI, encoded by the coding sequence ATGCAGATCTATCTGGTTGGCGGTGCCGTGCGTGACAAAATCCTCGGCCTGAAGCCGAAGGAGCGTGACTGGGTGGTGGTTGGTTCCACACCCGATGAGATGCTTGAGCAGGGGTTCAAGCCGGTCGGCAAGGAGTTCCCCGTCTTCCTTCACCCCAAAACCGGCGAGGAGTACGCGCTGGCTCGCACTGAGCGTAAGACCGCACCCGGCTACCACGGCTTCGCCTTTCACGCCGATCCAGGCGTGACACTGGAGGAGGATCTGATTCGTCGCGACCTGACCGTCAACGCGATAGCAATGGATGATGCGGGTAACATTATCGATCCCTACAATGGCCGCGAGGATCTCGATAACGGCCTGCTACGCCACGTCTCCGACGCCTTCGCAGAGGACCCAGTACGCATCCTGCGCGCCGCCCGCTTCGCCGCCCGCTTTGCCAAGTTCGGCTTCCGAGTGGCGCACGACACCAATGCGTTAATGCGCCGCATGGTCGAGAACGGTGAGGTCGATGCGCTGGTGCCTGAACGCGTCTGGAAGGAGCTATCACGCGCACTTGCCGAGGAACGTCCACAAGCCTTCTTCAAGGTACTACGCGGCTGTGGTGCGCTGGCACGTCTCTTCCCCGAGATCGACGCCCTCTACGGCGTACCACAACCCGAACAACACCACGGTGAGATCGACACCGGCATCCACGTAATGATGGTGCTGGAACAGGCGGCCAAGCTTTCACCAGAGCCGGTAGTCCGATTCGCTGCCCTTACTCACGACCTCGGTAAGGGAACGACCCCTGAGGCGGAGTGGCCAAAACATATCGCCCACGAGCAACGCAGTGCCAAACTGGTCAAAGAGCTATGCGAACGCTTCCGTATTCCCAATGAGTTTCGAGATCTGGCGGTTCACGTCGCCCGCTACCACACCCACTGCCACAAGGTGCGCGAGCTAAAACCGAGCACGCTGTTAAAGACCCTCGAGTCGCTCGACGCACTGCGTCGCCCCGAACGCTTCGAGCAGTTTCTGCTCGCCTGCGAAGCCGACTCAAAGGGGCGCAAGGATATGGAGCAGACCCCCTACCCACAGGCCGACTACTTCCGATCAGCTCTGGCCGCCGCCAATGCCATCGTCGCCAAGTCGGTGATTGAAGACGGCTTCAGCGGTAAGGAGATTGGCGATGAGTTACATCGGCGACGCGTGACAGCCGTAGCCGGGATAAATACACAGATTTAG
- a CDS encoding sulfite exporter TauE/SafE family protein produces the protein MLITLLLLGAAAGLLAGLLGVGGGLVIVPVLALLFADHNFAHAMHLAIGTSLATIIFTSISSVYAHHRRGAVLWQLFWRLTPGIVVGALIGSVIADLMAGDSLRLVFAIFELSVAAQMGFGLRPDAHRGIPGSGAMSTAGGLIGSVSAVVGIGGGTMTVPFLVWCNVKMQQAVATAAAVGLPIAVGGTAGFAWRGWGEVGLPEYSLGYIYLPALLGVVLTSVLFAPLGARIAHALPGVLLKRVFALFLTGLGLRMLFGALS, from the coding sequence ATGTTGATCACGCTGTTACTGCTGGGCGCGGCAGCGGGTCTGCTGGCCGGTCTGCTGGGTGTCGGCGGCGGGCTGGTGATCGTGCCGGTGCTGGCGCTGCTCTTCGCCGATCACAATTTCGCCCACGCCATGCATCTGGCTATTGGTACTTCACTGGCCACCATCATCTTCACCTCGATCTCATCGGTCTATGCCCACCATCGCCGCGGCGCGGTGCTCTGGCAGCTGTTCTGGCGGCTGACGCCGGGGATTGTGGTCGGTGCGCTGATCGGTTCGGTCATTGCCGATCTGATGGCGGGTGATTCGTTGCGTCTGGTCTTCGCCATCTTTGAGCTGAGTGTGGCAGCGCAGATGGGTTTTGGCCTTCGCCCTGATGCTCATCGTGGAATTCCTGGTAGTGGTGCAATGAGCACGGCAGGTGGTCTCATCGGTAGTGTCTCAGCCGTGGTTGGCATCGGTGGCGGCACCATGACCGTCCCCTTTCTGGTCTGGTGCAACGTGAAGATGCAGCAGGCGGTGGCAACCGCTGCCGCTGTCGGTCTACCGATTGCCGTTGGCGGTACGGCCGGTTTTGCCTGGCGTGGTTGGGGTGAGGTGGGATTGCCTGAGTACAGTCTCGGTTATATCTACCTACCGGCCCTGTTGGGGGTGGTGCTGACCAGCGTGCTATTTGCGCCGCTGGGGGCGCGAATTGCCCATGCCCTGCCTGGTGTCCTGCTAAAACGGGTCTTTGCGCTGTTTCTCACCGGGCTGGGTCTGCGCATGTTGTTTGGAGCGCTCTCGTGA